In the Populus trichocarpa isolate Nisqually-1 chromosome 1, P.trichocarpa_v4.1, whole genome shotgun sequence genome, GGTAGACAACAAAGCATGCTATAATCTTAGAAATATGGATGCCACTCACACCAGTCCAACATGGACATTTTGCCTTCAGTTACTGAGTATGAAGTATTCATGCTCTGACAAGTAAAGTACTCTCAAAAGCAGATACTCACAAGTCGGTAACAACATTGCCACTCAGATCTGCAAACTTGgagttttttttccaatgtgCACACGGAATCAAGTATAATAAGTCATTTGCTTGCACATGCTTTCATGTGGATTCAAGAGTAATTCACTTCTATGAGGAAAAGTACAAAAGGTTCAGCATCAGTCCAGTGCCAAAAACTAGTCATATTTGGTCCCTATATCCAACAACACTATGGCTAAGGATACCTGATGGCACATCTATAactgatatgcaaataagtttCAAATATTAAGGCAGGAAGAGATGCAGTGGACCGTGGAATATGTCAGTGCCGCCACTTACCATATGATCAATGAAAATACAGCATTTATTAGGTTGCTTATTCAATAACAATAAGCCTTGTAGACCAAGTTAAACTGTTAACAGGCACTACCTACAAAGTGATGGACTGGCATCTTAAAGTGACAGTACACAGTTGTATGAATAAACACATAGTTACCACTTACCATATTAAGTACATAAAAAAAGACAGATTCCCTAGCTTTCTATTAAAAACTTGGTTCTCGGATATAAGAATCCTGAAATAACAACTCTCACTTTTTTAACCAAGCTATTGAGAAGACTTTTACTTGATTTGAGTAGTTGATAACTAATTACTTAACATATAACCTCAAGTATGGCATTGTGGCATACAAAATAAATCTAAGATTAAAATCTTTTCTTCCAGTTAAATTTAGGGCAAGCCCAACTTTTGAGAGTACCACTTGATTGTAGCTGCAGCAGCAGCCAAGCAGAGATAGTATTGCTTGTAGTAAGTATCCAAACCAAGAGCTGAAGGCTCTGTGGCTGCTAGATTTTTAATTAGTACAGCACCCTGGAACAAGTTGTGACAGGGACATTGGATCAGATATCAAAGCACCAGTACCCAGAAGTAAAACACCAGTTAAAGAATGAGATGTTTCTGGGTTACAACCTTGGTGTCATCAAAGCAACCACGGGCCATTACTACCTACAAAATTCAGCACATAATATCATGAAATGGGTGCatgaggagagaaaaaggaagCAGGCATGGAGAAATTCTATTCTGTTAACGAGATTGACCTTTTTGGCTGAAGCATAAAACCGATCGACCAGATCCGAAACTCCGAGCATGCCATCAGGTGCAAATTTGTTTGGAGGAACAATGACCACCACAGGATCATAAAATTGGAGCAGAGTTTTTGTATTCTGATAGGAGCTGCTAGTTTCGATATACTGAGACAGATGCAGTGAGGCTGACCTTAAATCAAAAGCAGCCATTCCAACCTGCCAATCACACAATATCAACTTACTAAGCGCGCAAAAGAAATTGAGATATTTCAgaacttttcaatttcaattttcactTTATCAAATTGCTAGCAACTCTAGAGTCATCTTTACATGGCCAaatatttgagagaaaaattaatttcttaccaTTAAAATATTTCAGTTTGAgcatctaaaattaaatttatgtataTCATGAATCCTCTTTGCCTTATTAATTTGAACAATCAAATAATCGCATAAAGAGGGAAAAAACGATTTCCGATTCTAGAAGCTCAAAGAATCATCGAAGTGTTAGGAATTACAGACATAATAagctatatttaaaaaataaagagtcatCCGACCGATAAAAACATCAGGAACGGAATTCACATTCAAGATTTAACAAGCCATTAATGAATTGAAATTTCAAACTATCAGTTCTGGAGCGAATGAAATCGAAGAGGAGATGAAATGAAAGGgaacttttaaattattatactaCTATCTGTCTTGGTTCAGATTCTCAAGTAAATAAATGCATGGAAGCGAAATAGTGATTTTACTGGTATAACTTATAACTACTAAAAGTTTCACTGATTTTCCTCTGGTTTTCGCACATTTTCTCGGCAAACAAACGGAGAGCGTACAGTACCTCTTTGGCTCTGTTCTCTATGAGGCCGATCACAATGCTTGATTTCTCTCCTGTATCGTCTTCCATTTCGCTTCAATGTGAGTGAGAGTGTTCACAAATGCGCGCTAACGCGTGCGCTATTTATACAAGTGCTATTTGAAGCGGGGGATGCTCACTCTGCTTAAAATGTGCACCAGCTGAACCTCTGCCCTCTTTTAGTTTTAGGCGCtactctttgttttctttttttcagttaattaaaaaaaaaactccctgtactcatttttcatcatttctttCACAATGTAATGTAATTCTATAGTTTATAAATTCATGACACTTCacttcatcacaaaacaccccaaaaaaatcaataaaagatatcaaattatttattatattattattatatttcacttaataattaaaaaatctttatattttatattacaattttatcatcaaattaaaaaaaaaaaaaaaaaaaactagccacAAGCCTTATCATTTTCTCCTCCATTCTCTCTTGAATTGGTAAAGATTTTATATGATATCTTATTAAAATTTCCATTCACAATAAAACTCGTAACCTGTAACCTATAacgtaaaaatttataataaacacctctaattaataaaatactaaaaaagatGGTGTTTTCATTATACATCActtcacaaaatattattattttcttttttttaatattttttttatttttaattttatctatcaatatttgttttactagagattaaactttatgatttgttttatttagttttttatggagttatctcaatcttatattCCAAGTCATCtataattaataagatattaAAAGAGATGGTATTTTTATCCTGCATCActtcacaaaatattattactttttttaaaaaatataatttttttaattttaatttcatcaatcaacaTTTGTTTTACTAAagattaaacttcatgatttgttttatttagttttttatggggttattttaatcttatattaTGAGTCGCAGGTTTAGTAGGTTAATCTGattcggattttttttcttttttaattgatttttttatccttaaacattttatttattggaaactagacttcataatttatcttgatttgctttctatgaggttatcttgatctcatgactacagatttgatgagttaactAGAGTTGAtttgagtaattttttatttttttttaaattgattttttttcaatttcatcatttaactttagattgattgagaactATACTTTATAGTttgattcaattttctttctatgagtttatctgagtctcatgacccgggttataaatttgataagttaacctgagttgatttgaattatttttttatttactttttatgaggttatctcgatcttataaCCCAAGTCATAGGTTTGGTGAGCTACCCTGGCTAACTCATGtcattttttgtgtctttttttaattgatttttttttttcaattccatcattcaacattaggttaattgagaattgagttttataatttattttgattttctttgagtttgacaggttaatccagttgactcgagtcatttttttctagttttcttttttattcttcaacatttggttgattcggaattaagtttcataatttatttttatttattttctgttagggttatcatggtctcatgatcaTAATTGTGAATTTGACAAGTTAGCTCTGGTCAGtccaatatattttcatctcaatattaaaaaaataagaagtaaTTTTGAATGTTGTTCgggttaaactatatttttactagttatttgaattgtttttagaatCGTTAAGTCAACCGAGTTATATAGAATTAATATCcacgtaattttttttatttgcaacaaaaaaatattaacaatgcACAAACATTTTGTTGTACATTAAACAAAAACTTATCTTACAAGTATCACAGTGCAAGCCAATCATctaatattattctaaaattcAACCAATATTATACCCATCATAAACAAAATTCATCATTGGCTCTCCTCGTAGAACAAGTGCGAGTGCAGGtaacgtttttttttcccactcgTGCTTTGAATCTGGGCTCTCAAGCAAAGAAAATGTGGAATTCTCTTTCCTTGACAAATGCTACCATAAACAAGAGGAACCCAATAGCAAATAAAACCTAGAAAAGGATTCGGAGGTTTGGATCAAGAGTTTGTCATGTAGCGCCGAGCCTTTAAGCTTTGTTGCTATTTCAAAGCCATGACCAAACACGGCGACCTCATTTGTGTAAAACATCATTCTCCACAAGTAAGAGCTATCACAGAATGAAACATACATGACAGAAAGAACCCAGATGATCCCATTTAACTAAGCCCAAAAAGGACTCATTTCCCCTCCCCTTTCTTTACCTCTATATAGAACAATGGCTCAACACGACAAGGCAACGCTTTTAAGCCATAACTCTCGCTGGACAATGCAAGAGAAGAGTAACATGAACCCTGTTGAAATATCGTTTATTTGCGGTTAggttaaaagtgtttttcgtttagaaatatattaaattaatattttttatttttaaaaaattatatttgacatcaaaacatcaaaacgatctgaaaatataaaataattaattttaaattaaaattttaaattttaaaaaatacagtttgaATTACATTTCCAAACAGGCTCAGAGTCCTCGAACCTACTGTTTTGCCAATCGGAGTAGCCACTATCATTTTTTGATAGATCAATTGGAGGAcgagattaaaattttatattagagaataatataaatcatatcttgaaacctcacctaaaagcttaagcttttgagttgaattggttctttgatatggtatcagagccttaatgaccaagtggtcacgagttcgaatctcaccatcctcatttatttaataaaaattaagcataaagtaatgtgagtctgtgcaagtttcaagtccaaaaagttttcacttgagggaatgtattataaaataatataaatcatatcttgaagtctcacctaacaatttaaatttttgaattgaattggttttttgacattttataCCTGGATTTATCACAATCCAAGTCCATCTAGGCATTGGCAAACCACAATTACTCCTTTTGTGCATCTTTAGTTGTAGATCTaagaataatttcttttaaacaaagatttaaaaatCAGAACTCTATGGACAGTAATCTATAAgctttaattttgggtttttttttaaaacaaaactaactAATTGCTTTTCCACTCGGATAAAGTGTTGggggtaaaaattaaatttaaacaaaatcgATTAAGGATACTGAGATTGTGATTTCGATTTTCGTGCTATAATAAAGcaataataaactaaaaaagaaattgttaccTATATCCTAAAAATTTTGGGATATAATCCTAGTTAATAGTGAAGtagctaaagttttttttttttgttcaaagtttttttttttcaaatctaatcCTTTTATAGACTAATTAGATGAGATTAGTTTTGAAATTATCCTACAACtgctaaattaaaagaaataggaCTCAAAtgtaaaacacataaaaaaaaatatatctaattctaaattcttaacaatttttattttttaatttttagggtcTTTGTCCTTGAAAGATGAGAGataaaatcatcttaaaaaaaaaaatagaaaattattggTCTGGCTTCTTTTTTGCAATGAAACTAATTATTTTGAGTCAACAAGTCGAGAAAGAAACTTAATAATGATAggttttttctataaacatatttgaaaaaagaaatcaagattcgttttgatttttattttgatataattttttttttgatgattttggtgtGTTTTTAGGTTGATGAATGATTTATAGAGGTTTCCATTGTATTTATTACGTGCTTTTGGGTGAAAAAGGGTTTTAAACCTCCCCCCTCTATTTTTTTAGCATCATAGTGGGGGATGAATTTTAGGTTAGGCAGCAGGATGACTCatcacaaattatttttcttaaaaaaataataataataagggtcATATATCttttatagaagaaaaataaataaatatggcCTAGACGCATAGGCCacatgtttggtttttttttttttttttttatcattggtaCACTAGGCCACTTAGACCAGCGTGCAtgatctagtttattttttttaatttcattatttaatattgaattttttattattttttttaatttcatcatttgattttttttttaattttgtattggtctttaatttttttatcatataattaactaaaaaaagttattgaacCCGTTGAAGTTTATTGCCCAGGTTGcaggtttgatgagttaacttaGATTGACTCAGGTCGATCTCATATGTCATcgtcttaatgttttttttttttaagatttcatattgaattttttttaaaaagccaaATCACTTTTTACTAGTCGTCCATATTGCATTTAGACCCTAGCGTTTGGTCTCTTTtttgtcctttattttttttatttttagatctgTTAAGTCGACTGGGTCACATTGAAGCAATTCTCacctaatttaatttgaaatttgaattaaataaaaggtaaaatcgAAAGCTTTTAGATTTGACTTGTTAGACCAAATTAATCATAATGGCAAAAACTTTCCTcccatttaaatattttatttctatgtttaaaacatttttagttCAGGCGTAGCATAGTCACAAGAAATAACCTATTCATAACTATAAACAAACTATGATGCCAATTTGACCCTAATGTATTCGAATTAGGGGTGTTAAAAAGAATCGATTAGccgagaaaaccaaaaaattgatgaaaaattaattgagaaaacTGAACCGAGacggaaaaccgattaaattgatttttaaaaccataaaatcttgcctgttcggttcggttttggttttaaaactgaaaccggtaaaccgaactgaaccaaCCATAAAATAATAGAGCTATAAATACTATAGTCTACAATTAACCTAACCCTAATAACATAACACGAAAAGCCGCCGCCCAGACCAAAGACTAGTTTTCGCcctcttcctttccctttcaatTTTCATTCACTCTGTCCTCCCTACATCTGTCTCTTCTCTAGCCGAACAAAAACCCACATCTGTCTCTTTTCTCATTGGCTTCTCTCTTCACTTTTGAACAAAAATCCagacaaaacaaaacccacaaCAGCCAAAAGCTGCTTTTGTACAAGCTGGTTGGTTTCCTTCCATTACTAATGTTTTGAATGAGTCATATGGGAGAAAGAGGAACAAACAGTTTATTGCCAAGGTCACAAACTGGAGCACCGGAAACAACACCCTTCTCTGAGGAGCCCACTGTATACTCATTTGAAGAGCCTTTTGGGTGAGCCAAGCATGGAAACCAAATCCAAGTCACTAAATGCTAAGGAAATCCCGGTTGAAAAGGATGGCCCCGCAGCTAAAGATAACGGTGCTTtgcctaaaaaaattcaaaaatcccattaatttgatgattaggtttcccggttttaaagtaaaaatactGAATTTAATCGAACCGGTTCAGTTTTAACTAgaatttggtttggttcggtttgaatttttaaaaatttaaattactcGATTCAGTTGGTTTCTGTGATTCAAactaaaccaaaccgaaccacgAACAGGCCTAATTCGAATGGGTAGAAAATCTTATGGATAATTTGTATTATCATACTCTCTTGTCTGCCGGCTCACAGTCCCTCCATGAATAACTTACACCACAGACAAAGAGACAGCCCTTTGTTTAACACCAGAGATTGTCTCTCTCAAttgtaaaagaataataaagctCCTTCCTTTATCGTTTGCCTTCGATTGTAGTGAGGGGATTTCCTAGTTGGGTCGATTTTTTACAAGTTATAACTTTGAATTTCACGTGAAGCTCAAAGTCACTGTGTAATGGGAAAACTTTCAAGGTACATTCAATtacttattaattttaattattactgGAATTGAGAGTCGATGTTTTCTGGCATCTCAAAGTTAGatggaaggaagaagaagaggaagagatgCCATGAATTTTGACCGACGGCAATGTAAAATAGGGttttattgaaatgaaaagtgTGAACAACAGAGAAGCTCATGAATTCTCATTCCAGCACCGAGCAGCGCAAAGAAACAAACTAACACAAAACCAAGATCAATTGGTCTTCTTATCCATGTTTTTGAAGAGCTGCTTCATTTGAAAcctccaaattaaaaaatatgccaAACCTAACCCTATTAACACATACACCCACATTTTCTCATCTTCATTCTCCTTCTCAGACCTCACCTCCTCTATACCAAACCACTCCCTCCCTCCATTCCCCGTTATACCCTCCAACACACTCCCATATAACACATACGCCCTATCCTCTCTTCCCACTACAACTGATGTAGCAAACCTCTCCACATCAAGGTCAGTTTTGTCATAAACCACTCCCTCTCCCCAACTGTCGTCACTCTTCAAAAACCACAGCTTCTCATGCGACACAACCAAAACGACACCGTCTCCCCTTATCGCAATCCCATCGGCCACCGGCAAATCCTCGTTCAACAAAACATTCTGTGCCGTCCCGTCGCGAGCATCGACTTTGAACAACTTGCCCGTGTTTGATTGCACCACCAGCAAATACCCCTTGCTGACGTAAGCGATCCCATTCAGCCCGCAGTAACTATACGGTGCGTCGCGGTCCACCGGGAACTGCGTGAAAAGCGGAGATCTCGAGAAAATCGAGGCTTCTCCTTCAGGGTTGACTTTCCATATGAAGTTACCCTCCGGGTATCCTAGCGAGTTGGTGACGTAAGCGTTGCCTTTGAAATCGACGGTGACGGCGTTGGCGACGGGGCGGCGGTTGTCATCGGAGGGGGTAGAGGGGAGGAGGGAGAGGAAGAGCTGCTGACGTGAGCGGAGGTCGTAAGCGGCGAGGGCGTTGAATGGAGGGAGGGGAGGGTCGGAGTGGATGGCAGCTAGGAGGCGGTTGTTGAGTTTATCAACAGCGAGGCCGAGGATGGTGGTGttaggagggagggaggggtcGGAGATGATGGTTTCGATAACGCCGGCGTCGGAGACGGAGTGAAGAGTGCGGTGGTGGAGAGAGCCGACGATGAAGTGTTGGGCGGATGGGTCGTAGGCAAGGCCTTCAGGGTAGAGGTTGGGAGATCGGAAATGGATGACGTGTGGCTTTTTTGCTAATGAAGAGATGGGAACCACAATGAAAAAGAGTAGGAGCTGGAGAGTTATGATAGACGACGAGGATGAcatggattttgatttttttttgaagagctTTGGGCTTAGCTTGCAGTTCTAACCTGCAAGTGTGTGATTTTTATAGGGTTCTGTGACTTGGGTAGGGGGAATTCTCTTTCAGAATTTGTTTAATAATCtgtgtttgattttcttgtcaAAGGGGTTTTGGtttgggtttttgtttgtgGTCGTACTTGACACAACTTTGACATATttatgtagatttttttaagtgatttttatttaaaaatattaaaaatttaatttaaagaaaaaaaattgttgagatTATGAAGTGATAAACTGATCAGAGAAGGATTTCGAGTGCACTATTTATTTGTATGACCTGTGTTTACTtgtgttttaattcaaataatatattccCTAATAGATTGTTCGCTTCCGTTTTACTGCATCATTATTAAGATAAGACAACATCTCAGtggcaacatgcatgaagttcaCACACAAAAAGGATCTGTGGCCTTGTAGCTATTAGTTTGGCCAGCACAAGCAATTCACAGATTCATGGTTGATTATATACTGGCATCCATGAAATGACTACTTGTGGCTTGTGAAGTATGTGATTATGCAGGAAACAATAGTAGAGAAATGAAGGTTTACGGATAAGAAGGATAAACTGGTTTTATACAGGATTGACAGGTTTTTGttgtctcctcctcctcctcctcctcctcctgtaCTTCGATGAAGAAGATACATAGAAGAACAATAAAGGAGAGTAAAACAAGAAGCAGCGGTGTTGCCAACGTCAAGACTTGCATAATAGCTTAACTAATGTTCATCCATGACTTCCTGACTTCTAACAAATTGACCCTTCTCAATAGAAAGCTGGGCTGCAACTCAATAGCC is a window encoding:
- the LOC18094607 gene encoding uncharacterized protein LOC18094607 yields the protein MSSSSSIITLQLLLFFIVVPISSLAKKPHVIHFRSPNLYPEGLAYDPSAQHFIVGSLHHRTLHSVSDAGVIETIISDPSLPPNTTILGLAVDKLNNRLLAAIHSDPPLPPFNALAAYDLRSRQQLFLSLLPSTPSDDNRRPVANAVTVDFKGNAYVTNSLGYPEGNFIWKVNPEGEASIFSRSPLFTQFPVDRDAPYSYCGLNGIAYVSKGYLLVVQSNTGKLFKVDARDGTAQNVLLNEDLPVADGIAIRGDGVVLVVSHEKLWFLKSDDSWGEGVVYDKTDLDVERFATSVVVGREDRAYVLYGSVLEGITGNGGREWFGIEEVRSEKENEDEKMWVYVLIGLGLAYFLIWRFQMKQLFKNMDKKTN